From the genome of Plectropomus leopardus isolate mb chromosome 9, YSFRI_Pleo_2.0, whole genome shotgun sequence:
GGCTGAGCCAACCTGAAGAGGAATATGGGCAGGAGGGTGGCTGACCCAACCAATCCGGTGCCTGCGCTGGGGGTTCCCCTGGCAGGGGGGCGATGGGGCCCGCTGTGCAGTGTGGGGGTGCAAACATCTCCCGGACTGCGGACTCTCCCCTCCATCAAACGACACAGCAGCCAACCAACCAACACACATCGGCCACTCGCCATGGCAACAGGCAAAGCAACGACAGCGGAGACAGGGACAGTTATCAGAAGTGACAGCAACAGTCTGCCAGTGTCCAAGGAGACGTCTCAGAACGAGATCAACAGCCTGACACAGGACGACATGGGGTCACAAGGGTCAGGCAGCGGAGTTTACTGCCAGATTAAAACTATACGGACAAACTCAAAGGACACAAGGGAAAAAAGGACAGCTCGGTATACAAACGGCAGTGTGGTGGCCTCTGATGTGGTGGGAGGGGTTTGCATGGAGGCCACAGAAGGTAAGGAGCCAGCGCGAGAGAAGAGGAGGGTGCAGTCTCTGCGAGGGGACGGCCATCGCTCGGTGCTGAAGACAGGGAGTGTTTGTACGACCGTGCACGCTACCCCACCACGGCCCTGCCGAGTCATGGCGACATCCCCACCCAGCCTGTGTGGGACATGTGGGAGGAGACGATCGCAGATTACACCGTGCACAGGCGCATGTCGCAGGAGGGCTGTCAATCAAATAACAGCCAGCCAGACTTTACCTAATCCACCACGGAAACCGTCTGTGGTTCATTCAAGAAAAGAATCTTCTCTGGACTCTCAGTCTCACcctaaaaacacagacaacgcaaacacctccacacacacatcagtgaaGACTTCTCAAATCCCACAGCTTTCGCACACTATACCAAAAACTCACAGCTCACATTCCAACCACACGTCACACGctcagaacaaaacaaaagagtCAAAGCAGCAGACAAGGCCACATTCTGCAGAATTTTCTCATTACAAAGACTCATccacacaaacaacagaaacacacatgcacaacaccACAGAAAGAGCCAcagctaacacacacaaacaaccacacacaccaTCTGCAGAGGCAGCAGAGCCACAATTGACTGACAAACACAAGTACGACTTGGCTAAAATCCAGCACAATGATGAACACACATCAGTCCGTACAACTTCCAAACATCCAGCTCCTTCCGTTCACAGTGACACTGTCGACaccccacctccaccaccaAAAGACTCTCCTAAATCCACTTGTATCAAACCAGCCACACCAGTAGCGCAAACCAAAAACACCCAGGAGACCACAACAAACGctcccaaacaaacaagacgGATCAAACTCAAGGACTACGCAAAACAGAAGAGCAGATCATTTGACGACCACACTCTGCCTTGCAAGACGCACATGAAAGCACAATGTAATGGGGCCCCAGGAGGGTTACTGGGTGGACCCGTGGGAAACGCACCACGTGGGCTGGAGAGGCAGCTGCAGAGTGTGGAGGAGAACCTCCAGTCCAATCAGGAGAAGATCAAGGTGCTTCTCAACGTCATTCAAGACCTGGAGAAGAGCAAGGCCCTCAGCGAAGGGTGAGAGAAGGGGGTTAACTGTGGGGGGAAACTGGGAAAGAAGGGGAGATAGAGACGATAGAAGGATATACTGtaagaagaggaaaagaaatgGAGGCTGTTGtgtaaaatgagacaaaacaagaaGGTTAGACActaagaaagagaggaaaaagaggctGGGATGAAGAAAAAGATGAGAACATAGAtaagagatggagaaaaaaagatggagaggtTGAGATACAGCTGTCATTGCAGAGGCAAGTGCTcaattttatagattttttgaAGAGGGGTTGTATAAGGTACTCATCCATGATCAGtctattacctacagtagattgTGATCAGCATGCCCCAAGTTTGGAGAAAAGCTTGAGAACTACTACATAAGCAAGGCAAAATACTCCTGTGGaagggggcagcagcaaaactaattttagccacctaaaaaactCAGACCccaaaaaatcagtatcagtttaagtggaCGGTATAtgaagaatattttcaccacttcacCTTGCTGTCTGACAGCctttttcctttggcactacattttcaCAATCATATGTATTCATACGCATGGTCTCCAACACAGCCATTTATTTGTGACAACCCACCTGGCACcacatatttattgttgtttaatatGAATGCTGTTGGagtttggttattcattgcactaCACTCTTGGGGGgaagagcgtactctgggcacagatggagcagctgaACACCAGGCGGaccaaaagtaaaacttaaccCTTCATTGAGCTGGGTCTCTTGCATTCAGTCACCCTGCCGGAGCTGCTCCTCTCGTCCATCGTCCTGATCAGCACCCATCGGACTGACCGTCCATTCATTAAccccacaaactgctgctgagaaaaacatAACTCATAAAGAGTACTGCTGCACTCATAGCCTCGGAAaacctccaaatttagagaggggaaaCAATGATACCAGAGTAAAACAaagggatacacacacacacacacacacacacaaaaaaaaaaaatcctgtaaagACTGACGATTTCTCCGCAGTGTCAGCTAATGCCACACACAGATTCTGATTCTGCGGTAAACACTGCTGGTATAACTATCTTTCCACCTGTTCAGTCTCCCTCTGCAAAAGTTCTTATGTATACTCTGGTTGGTAAAGGTTTGTtggttttttcttcttcacttttcatgtatttgttgtctacattttaaaccaaaaaaggTCTGACCTGCGCAGCTGATCTGCAGCACGATACAATCAcgataaagcagtgaaaatattttgcatacaCGTAATCTGATTTCAGTTGTTTAGTTgggatttttttaggtggctaaaatatattttgctgctgcccccatcAACAGCGGCACATTGCTTTTGTGTCAGTACTCCTGCTGGCCTCTCCAAACTCTGCACTGTTGTttatacactgactatggataagtatctcatacaaccccaattcaaaaaatccaaactatcacTGTAAGTAAGAGAGCAAGAGAGTGAAATAGAGTgataaagagaagaaagagaagaggaagagagggtgTCAAGGGAGTGCACAAGACTGAGAGGAGAGtatatttgagtttttacaGCAATATATACCGACAGGCTTTCAAGTCCGTGTAATAGATTTTAAATGTCAGGCCAGTGGAGAATTGCtgcagtttatgtgtgtgtgtgtgtgtgtgtgtgtgtgtgtgtgttcgagtGCTGTAGGGATGTACGATACTTGTCAGCTTGCCATCAATGCCAGTAGATCCTCCCTCTGGCCCTTCATCTTATATGTACCTGTCCCCACAGTAACAGTGTCCCTAAGAGACGTTGTGTTCCCCACCAAAGCAAACTAagtccttctttctttttctcttcagctAATTCTTTTATTCTTAAATCCTCCTCTCCCGATCCACATCGTTTGCTTCTCTCCTCCTCATAAATCCAAGTTGGCTTTCCACACTCACTTCATTTTAATCAATCCCCCTCCTTCTTTCTCCGAGGCTCTTTAACCTGCTTCAAGCAATTCAACCCTTTCTCCGCCTTCACCTTTGCACTTCTCTTCCCTCCATTCCTAATTAATGCCTTTTCCTCTCACCTCCACTGTCTTTCTCTCTACGCCTCCAAATCATGCCTGCAACTAACAACTGTGAATCGCTCCATTGCCCTCTCACCATTTTGTGATCTTCCCCTTCTCTCTGCCCCGACAAGCTGTCCATCACTCTCTCCTGCTGTCATGTGTCAGCTGtcactctgttttgtttctcttttgctCCCCTATTCTTtacctcctcatcctcctcaccCACTTCACCTTTACTGTCAGTAATTCCTCTGCTGTAGtttatattatatgtttttctcCCATCCTAACTTTCAACCTCTTTCAACCACTCCTCTCTAATCCCCCATGCCCTCTggttcttcctctcctcccaaACAACCAATTTCTTACCCTTTTTGCCTCATCTTCTCTAAAATAGTCTTTCTTCCTCCACTGAAACGTCCTCCTCACatgtttttactctgttttttccctctgcaTTACTGCTCAGGGTTAACAGATGTCTCTCGCTTCAGACTAATCCCTATCAGATTACCTTTGAGAAATGCAATTAATGTTTAAGCTGCCCATACGCCTCCTAAACTCAGAGCACGCGCTGTCCTGTCCTGAGTGTGACTGTATGAGTATGTATTCATATGCTTcagcttgtatgtgtgtgtgcgtgttgtgaGGATGCTCACGCTAAGTGTGTGAGGAATAGGGTAAAGAGGCAGTCAGAAGAGAAAGGTtgagacaaaaaacagagagcaattgagagaggaaaaagacataaagagagagagagagaagcgaGAGAACCAGCAAGTGAGAGCGTCCACATGTATCAGATGCTGTGCCAGAAATGAAAGCACTTTAAGTGGGCCGCGGTGATAAAAGTGTCGGCTGTGCTAAGAGGTTGTCGCTGCGCTCAgctccttgttttcttttcctcctgaAGCAAATACTTGTCTTCTCttgctgttgtttgtctttgatAAAGACTGGTCGGGGAGGAAAAATGATGCCAGTCAAACAGTCTCTCTCCATGTAATTAAAATGTCTATTTTATCAACATTAATCAGCTACTCTCTCATC
Proteins encoded in this window:
- the LOC121948244 gene encoding uncharacterized protein LOC121948244 translates to MGRRVADPTNPVPALGVPLAGGRWGPLCSVGVQTSPGLRTLPSIKRHSSQPTNTHRPLAMATGKATTAETGTVIRSDSNSLPVSKETSQNEINSLTQDDMGSQGSGSGVYCQIKTIRTNSKDTREKRTARYTNGSVVASDVVGGVCMEATEGKEPAREKRRVQSLRGDGHRSVLKTGSVCTTVHATPPRPCRVMATSPPSLCGTCGRRRSQITPCTGACRRRAVNQITASQTLPNPPRKPSVVHSRKESSLDSQSHPKNTDNANTSTHTSVKTSQIPQLSHTIPKTHSSHSNHTSHAQNKTKESKQQTRPHSAEFSHYKDSSTQTTETHMHNTTERATANTHKQPHTPSAEAAEPQLTDKHKYDLAKIQHNDEHTSVRTTSKHPAPSVHSDTVDTPPPPPKDSPKSTCIKPATPVAQTKNTQETTTNAPKQTRRIKLKDYAKQKSRSFDDHTLPCKTHMKAQCNGAPGGLLGGPVGNAPRGLERQLQSVEENLQSNQEKIKVLLNVIQDLEKSKALSEGRSSYRTGQDINNCPTCQKTACIIYSVEHDFRQQEGRFQGVMEALEGEYDVPAPTLTKPTPAPSSSSRPSTKARVKKLRKKCFWWL